The following nucleotide sequence is from Pseudonocardia abyssalis.
CAGTGCGTCGCCCACCTTGGGGGCGGTGTCGTCGATGCGGGCGGCGAGCTCGTCGCTGCCGTCGGAGCCGGTGAAGAAGTCGCGGCAGGCGGCGCCGAGCGGTTCGCGCGGCGAGCGGGTGGCGCACTCGGAGATGATCGTCGCGAAGCCGATGTCGTTGCCGCCGATGGACAGCGTGACGCCCGCCGTGTCGGTCCCGAGCGCGTCGAGCTGCGGGGGGTTGGTGCCGAGCTGGGTCACCTGCGGCGCGAACAGGTCGTCGGTCCTCCCCCCGCTGCAGCTGACGTCGCGGAAGTCCGGGACGCGCCCGGTCTGCGCGACCAGCGTCGGGTAGTTGCGGTTGGAGCGCAGGCAGCCCGCCGGGGTGCCCGTCTGCAGCGGGATCAGCGGGCCCGCCGCGAACGAGTCGCCGAGTGCGACGTAGGAGTCGAACAACGGCTCCGCCGCGAACGGACTCTCCGCCGGTGCGGCCCCCGCGGGCGTCGCCAGGACGACGCCGAGCGCGAGGACCGTCGCCGGCACGAGGGACTTGGCGATCCGGACGGGGCTCAGACGCATCACGTCCGGTCGAACGAGCCACAGCGCCACGGGTTACTCAGACGTACTCGTCGTGCAGCCGCCACCACTCGTACGGAGCACCCTGCGGCGAGTCCCCCCGGTGCCTCCGTCGCGACTGCGGCTGTGGAGTACGTCCGGAACACCCGGTCGCTCACGCAGGGACGCGCTCAGCCCGAAGCCCTCGATGGTGGGGTGGGCGTGCCATGAGGCCAGGACGACCCGGGCACCCGGATCTCCTCGGTGTTCGCGTGCGGGGAACGCGGGGGTGTCCGGTTCGCCGCGGGTCTCCTAGCGTCCGTGGACCATGCAGCGCAGCAGCGAGCGGATCCTCACCACTCACGTCGGCAGCCTCGCCCGGCCCCGTGACCTGCTGGAGGTCATGCGGGAGAAGGAGCACGGCCGGCCCTACGACGCCGACGGCTACACCAAGCGCGTCACGACCGCGGTCGCCGAGGTCGTCGACCGGCAGGTCGACGCCGGCATCGACGTCGTCACCGACGGGGAGATGGGCAAGGTCAGCTTCCTGACCTACGTCAAGGACCGGCTCTCGGGCTTCGCCGCCGACTCCGGCGAGAAGCTGATGCCGCCGTCGTGGCAGGTGGAGATCGACGCGTTCCCCGAGTACTACGCCGGCTACCTGGGCAAGTACACCGAGCAGGTCTCCCCGATGACGACGATGGTCTGCACCGGCCCGATCACCTACGTCGGCCAGGAGCAGCTGGCGACCGACATCGCGAACCTCCGCTCCGCGATCGAGGGCGCCGGGCGGTCGGGCGCCGGGGTCACCGAGGCGTTCCTCCCGTCGACGAGCCCGAGCGGGTTCGGCCGCAACGAGCACTACTCCTCGCACGGGGAGTACCTGCAGGCCGTCGCGGAGGCGTTGCGCGAGGAGTACCTGGGGATCGTCGACGCCGGGTTCCTGCTGCAGGTCGACGACCCGTGGCTGATCGAGTACCTCTCGGAGAACCCGGAGACCACGCCCGAGCAGCGCCGCGCCGACGCCGAGCAGCACGTCGAGATCCTGTCCCACGCGCTGCGCGGCATCCCGCGGGAGAAGATCCGCCTGCACACCTGCTACGGCCTCAACCACGGCCCGCGGGTGCACGACATCGACCTGCGCGACGTCGCCCCGCTGATGCTGAGGATCCCGGCCGGCGCGTACTCCTTCGAGGTCGCCAACCCGCGCCACCAGCACGAGTGGAAGATCTGGCGCGACATCCCGCTCGAGGACGGCCAGATCCTCATCCCCGGCCTGCTCGGCCACGCGACGAACTACGTCGAGCACCCGGAGCTGATCGCCGACCAGATCGAGCAGTACGCCGGGATCGTCGGGCGGGAGAACGTGATCGCCGGGGCCGACTGCGGCTTCTCCTCGCGCGCGAGCTTCTCCCCCGAGGTGCACCCGAGCGTCGTGTGGGAGAAGTTCCGGGCGCTGTCGGAGGGGGCGCGGATCGCGAGCGAACGCCTCTGGTGACCGCACCGCCGTCGTGCGGACCGCACCGCTGCCGGGACGGCGGTGCGGTCACCGCAACGGCGGTGCGGTGCGGCCCGGTCGATGGGGCGGGGGTCAGCGGCGGCCGCGGACCAGGTCGAGCAGGTGGTCCAGGACGGCGGCCCCGTCGGCGCGCAGGGCGTTGTGCTCGTACTCGCTGGTGACCCACGTCCGCAGCCCGCGCACCTGGGCCGCCGTCTCCAGCGAGTACGCGCTCTCCACGTACAGGTCCTCGACGTAGACCGCAGCCGCGGCGGGCACCTCGTTGCCCCCGAGCACCGCGGCGTCGTAGAGCCGGGGCCACGGGTGCGCGGCGAGGAGCTCCGCCGCCTCGGCGAACGGGCGCAGCGCCCCCAGCTCCTCGAACATCCACGGGTAGACGTGCTCGCCGGTCAGCAGCGCGGGGTCGTCGGCGTACTCCGGCGGCATCGTCCGCTGCGCCGACCACTCCGTCGCGTGCCCGTCGGCGTAGCAGGACTCGTGCAGCACCGCGTAGATCGGGTTGCGGGCGAAGCCGATCGACTCGGCGTCGTGCGCGAACGCCGGCGACGTCGGGTCCAGCTCCAGGATCGCGTGCAGGAGCTCGGGGCCGTCGCTGCGGCCCAGCAGGTTGCCGGCCTGACGCAGCCGGGCCGGGGAGAGCCGGTCGCCCGACGCGAGCACCGGCGCGGCGGCCACGGCGGCGAGGAAGCGGTCGCGGTCCTCGGGGTAGCGCGCGTAGTAGCGGCGGTTGCGCTCCAGCACCCGCGCGTAGGTGGCGCGGTAGATCTCGTCGGGATGGCGGCCGATCGGCGGCAGCCCCCCGGTGAACAGCGCCTCCCGCAGCCCCTCGGGCGCCTGCGAGAGGTAGGCGAGCGCGCAGAAGCCGCCGAAGCTCTGCCCCAGTACCGACCACGGGGCGCTGCCCAGGTGCGCGCGCAGCGCCTCGGCGTCGGCGACGATCGCGTCGGCGCGCAAGTACGTCAGGTACGCCGCCTGCTCGGCCGGGGTGCGCCCGACCAGCGTCGCCGGGCCGACGGGCGTCGAGCGGCCGGTGCCGCGCTGGTCGAGCATCAGGACGCGGAAGTCGGCCAGGGCCCGGTCCAGCCAGCCCGGTGACGGGGGCCGGCGCGTGGGTCGCGGGCCCTCGAACCCGGGCCCGCCCTGCAGGTACACCAGATACGGGCGGTCGAGGCCGTCGGGATCGGCGACCTCGCGGGCGAAGACGGTGATCTGCTCGCCGCCGGGTGCGGAGTGGTCGAGCGGCACCGCGATCTCGTGCTCGGTGACCAGGAGTCCGGGGATCCGTCGCGTGACCGCCATCATCGGAGGCTAACGTCGAGATCATGAAGGAGCAGCGACGGTCCCGGAAGATCGCGATGACGCCGGAGGAGGTCGACGCCTTCCTCGCGGAGGAGCGCACAGTCCGCGTCGCCACCAACGGCACGAACGGCCCGCACGCCACCCCGCTCTGGTACGCCTGGCACGGCGGGGCGATGTGGATGACGTCGCTGTCGCGCAGCCAGCGCTGGGCCGACCTCGCCGCGGACCCGCGGATCGCCGCCGTCGTCGACGCCGGGCACGACTACGCCGAGCTGCGCGGGGTCGAGATCCGGGGCCGGGTCGAGGTGGTCGGCGAGGTGCCGCGGACCGGGGAGCCGGTACCCGAGCTGGACGGGCCGGAGCAGGCGTTCGCCGACCGGTACTCCGGCGGCACCATGCACCACGACGGCCGCCACGCCTGGCTGAAGCTGGTACCCGAGAAGATCACCAGCTGGGACTTCCGCAAGATCGGCGGCTGAGACCCGGGAGCGCGGACCCGCGTTCCGCGGAACGCCGTACCCGCCGAGCGGTGCGGCCGCGGGCAGCGGGTGGCACCGTCGTCCGGGCACCGTGCCCGTGCGCAGAACCGGATGGCGGGCGTTCCGCAGGTCAGTCGGCGACCAGGGCGTCCAGCATCGCCCGCAGCGGGGCGCGGTCGCCGTCGAGGTGGGCGGCCCGGGAGGCCGCGACGTTCTCCGCCGGGTCGATCGCCGCCCAGCGGACGGGGTGGCCCGCGGTACGGGCGAGCTGGCCGAGGAAGGCGCGCTGGGTGCGGCCGTTGCCCTCGCGGAACGGGTGCAGCCCGTTGATCTCGCCCAGTAACCGGGCCAGGGCGTCGACGAACGTGTCGCGGTCGAGCCCCTGAAGGCAGCGGTGCCGCGCCAGTTGCCCGAACACGCGCTCGCCCGCCGAGGTCAGGTCACCCGGAGCGCAGAACGCGGCGCCCTTCCCGATCGCGACGGTGCGCAGCTCGCCGGCCCAGTCGTAGACGTCGCCGAAGAGGTGGCGGTGGAAGGCCTGCAGGTGCGGGAGGTCGTAGTGGCCCGGGAGGTCGGCGTGCTCCAGATCGACCAGGCGCGACGCCGAGAAGTCGGACTCCGCCCGGGCCAGCTCCTCGCGGTCGGTGATCCCGAAACGGTTGCGCAGGACCCCGGAGTCGAGGTCGAGGTAGGGGTCCCAGCTCACCGCGTGTAGTGCTCGGTGAGCCGGCTGCGCATCTCGTCGGTGCCGATCCGTCCGACGGCGACCTCGGAGAGCAGCCGGTGACCCAGAGCGCTCGGCTCCAGCCCCTCCGCCCGCACCGACGCCAGCGCCGCCTCCACCGCCTCGCGCCGCTCCGCGCGGTCGCGCAGGTGCTGGTAGTGCGACACCGACATCACGACGGCCTCGGGCTTGCGGTGCGCACCCACGAACACGGGCTCGGCGTCGGGCTCCTGCACCTGCTTCAACGTGGCCGCCAGCCCGGCGCGGAACTCGCGGAACGACAGCACCTGGGGCAGCAGCATGGCCGCAGCGTACCCGGATGCGTACGCATCTCCCAGAGGTGCAGGTCAGGGTGTCCCGGTCACCAGCGGCCACAGGGCCTCGGCGCCCGCCGCGAGGACGGTGGCACCCAGCTCGGCCTGCCACTGCGCGTCGGATCCGTCCTCGTCGCGCCACGCCCAGAGCCGGGTCGTGAGCAGCCGCAGGTCGTGCTCGCGGGTGAAGCCGATCGCCCCGTGGACCTGGTGGGCGATCCGCGCGACCTCGCCCGCCGCCTCCCCGGTGCGCGCCTTCGCGGCGGCCACGGCGAACGCGGTGGACGGTGCGCCGAACCCGTCGCGGTCGGCGGTGGCGGCCGCCGCGGACGCCGCGGCACCCGACGCCGCCACCTCCGACGCGGCCAGCGCGAGCTGCTGCTGCACGGCCTGGAACTTGCCGATCGGGCGACCGAACTGCACCCGCTCCCCCGCGTACCGCACGGTCCGGGCCAGCGCCCCGCGGGCGGCCCCGGCGAGCAACTGGGCCCGCCCGAGCGCGGCGCGCAGCCGGAACTCGGCGGCCGCACCCGGCGCGAGATCGGCCCGGGCCGCGACGACCTCGGGCCGGGTCACCGTGTCGCGGGGCTCCTCGGCGAGGTTCGCCCCCGCGGTGATCTCCAGCCCGTCGACGGTCAGGAGCAGCACCTCCGACGGCGTCAGCACGACGATCCCGGCCACCTCCCGCGCCCACGCGACGCGGGTGAGGGTGTCGCCGTCGGCGGCCACCGCCGTGAGCGGGCCGTCGGGCACCGCGATGCCGTGGGAGTGCAGCAGCCAGCCGGCCAGCAGGTCGGTCTCGACGAGCGGCACGCGCGCGGCGTGCGCCCCGGTGGCCTGCAGCACCTCTGCCGCGTCGGCGAACGAGGCCCCGCTCCCCCCGGCCGCCTCGGCCAGCGTGAGCCGGGCGAGCCCGGTCTCCTCCAGCGCCCTCCAGAGCGCGGCGTCGAGGTCGGTGCCCGTGGACGACGAACCGGAGAGCACGGACTCGGCGAGCTCGAGTACCTCGGACATCTGCCCGGAACCCATCAGCGCAGCCCCATCCCGCGCGCGACGATCCCGCGCAGCACCTCGTTGGTCCCGCCCCGCAGCGTGAAGCCAGGGGCGTGCAGAACGGCGTCGGCGAGCAGCCGGGCGAACCCGGACTCCGCACCGGGGTCCGGTGGGATCGCCACCAGCGTGCGCGCCGCGTCGACGATCTCGTTCTCGAACCGCGTACCCAGGTCCTTGACGACGGCGGCGGCCAGCTCCGGCGCCTCGCCGGACTCCAGCGACCCGGCCACGGCCAGCGACATCCGCCGCAGCGTCCACAGCCGCGACACGATCCGGCCGACCTCGCGCTCGGTGCCCGACACCCCCGTCAGCTCACCGAGCAGCGCGGTGAGCAGCGGGAACGTCGAGAGGAACCGCTCCGGGCCGCTGCGCTCGAACGCGAGCTCCCCCGTGACCTGGGCCCAGCCGCCGCCCAGTTCCCCGAGCACCTGCGCGTCGGGGATGAACACGCGGTCGAACACGACCTCGTTGAAGTGGTGCGCCCCGGTGAGCAGCGGGATGGGGCGGATCTGCACACCCGGGGAGTCGAGGTCGACGATGAACTGCGAGAGCCCGGCGTGCCGGTTCGCGTCGTCCTTCGGAGCGGAGCGGGCGAGGGCGAAGAACGCGTGCGCGTGGTGCGCGCCGGACGTCCACACCTTCGTGCCGGTCAGCTCCCACCCGCCGTCGACCTGCACCGCCTTCGTCCGGACGGCGGCGAGGTCGGAGCCGGCGTCGGGCTCGCTCATCCCGATACCGAAGTAGCACTCCCCCGCGGCGATCCGGGGCAGGTAGCGCCGCCGCTGCTCCTCGGTGCCGAACCGCATGAGCGTGGGCCCGATCTGGCGGTCGGCGACCCAGTGCGCGGCGACGGGGGCGCCCGCGGCGAGCAGTTCCTCGGTGACGACGTAGCGGTCCAACGCACCGAGTCCGTGCCCGCCGTACTCGACGGGGATCGTCATGCCGAGCCAGCCGCGCCTGCCCAGCTCCCTGGTGAACCGCTCGTCCCAGCCGGAGAGCCAGACGTCGGCGCGCGGGCTCCAGGCTCCGGCGGCGCGCTCCTCGGCGAGGAACGCCCGGACCTCGGCCCGCAGCGCGGCGGCGCGGGGCGGCAGCTCGGTGGGGGGTGGGACCAGCGCCGGCAACCGGCTCAACGTGGACGTCACGCATCCATCCTGCGCCATCCCCCCGCGATCGCAGCATGGCCACCTTCACGCAAGCAGATGGCAGGAAGGTGGCCATGCTGCGACGGCGGCGGGGCTGCGTCCGGTGTACCCGGATGGCAGCATCGCGGCCATGACGAATCCGACCGACGAAGCCCGGGTGCTCGACGCCGTCCCCACCGGCCTGTTCATCGGCGGGTCCTGGCGTCCGGCCGCGTCCGGCGCCACCCTGCCCGTCGACGACCCGGCCACGGGGAAGACGCTGGTCGAGGTGTCCGACGCGGGCCCCGAGGACGGGATGGAGGCCCTCGCGGCCGCGTCCGCGGCCCAGGCGTCGTTCGCCGCGATGGCGCCGCGGGCGCGCGGGGAGATCCTGCGCCGCGCCTACGAGCTGCTCATGGAGCGGATCGACGACCTCGCGCTGCTCATGACCCTGGAGATGGGCAAGCCGCTGGCCGAGGCGAAGGGCGAGATCACCTACGCCGCGGAGTTCTTCCGCTGGTTCGGCGAGGAGGCCGTGCGCATCGACGGCGGCTACGCGGTCGCCCCCGCCGGCAACAGCCGGTTCCTGGTGATGAAGCAGCCGGTCGGCGTGTGCCTGTTCATCACCCCGTGGAACTTCCCGATGGCGATGGGCACCCGCAAGATCGGGCCCGCGATCGCGGCCGGCTGCGCGATGGTGATCAAGCCCTCGGAGCTGACTCCGCTCTCGATGCACGCGCTCGCCGCGATCCTGGTCGAGGCCGGCCTGCCCGACGGCGTGCTCAACGTCGTCACCACGTCGAAAGCGGGCGCGGTGATGGAGCCCCTGATCCGCGACGGCCGCGCGCGCAAGCTGTCGTTCACCGGCTCCACCGCGGTGGGCAAGAAGCTCCTGGAGCAGGCGTCGGAGAAGGTGCTGCGGACGTCGATGGAGCTCGGCGGCAACGCCCCGCTGATCGTGTTCGACGACGCCGACCTCGACAAGGCCGTCGAGGGCGCGATGGCCGCGAAGATGCGCAACATGGGCGAGGCGTGCACCGCGGCCAACCGGTTCCTGGTGCACCGCTCGGTCGCCGACGCCTTCGCCGACAAGCTCGCCGCCCGCATGGGCGCGCTCGTCGTCGGCCGCGGCACCGAGGACGGCGTGCAGGTCGGCCCGCTGGTCAACGCGCGGGGCCGCGAGAAGGTCGTGACGCTGGTGCAGGACGCCCTCGACAAGGGGGCCACGGTGAAGATCGGCGCCGTCCCTGGTGACGGGCCGGGGCACTTCTACCCGCCCACCGTCCTCACCGGCGTCCCCCTGGAGGCGCGGCTCACCCACGAGGAGATCTTCGGGCCGGTCGCCGCCATCACCGTGTTCGACGGGGAGGACGAGGCCGTCGCTGCGGCCAACGACACCGAGTTCGGGCTGGTCAGCTACCTGTTCACGGAGAACCTGACGCGCGCGCTCCGCGTCAGCGAGCGACTGGAGGCCGGGATGATCGGGCTCAACACCGGTCTCGTCTCCAACCCGGCCGCTCCGTTCGGCGGCATCAAGCAGTCCGGCCTGGGCCGGGAGGGCGGCACCGTCGGCATCGACGAGTTCCTGGAGACCAAGTACGTCGGGATCGCCTTCGGGGGCTGACCCTGACCTTTAGTCGCACAGCTTTTGCGACTGCGGGTAGCACGCGCCTAGCCTGGGCCGATCACCCGGACGGGTGTCCGGGACGCGAGGAGGCGCCACGTGGTTCTCGCCATGCACATGAGTGACGGGCTGGTCAGCCCGCCCACGGCCCTGCTGTTCGGGGTGATCGCCGCGATCGGCCTCGCGATCGCGGCGACCCGGGCCCGCAGCGACCTCGACGACCGCACGGCCCCGATGGCCGGCCTGGTCACGGCGTTCGTGTTCGCCGTCCAGATGATCAACTTCCCGATCCTGCCGGGCGCGTCGGGGCACCTGCTCGGCGGCGCACTCGTCGCGATCCTGGTCGGCCCGTGGGTCGGATCGATGTGCATCGCGATCGTGCTCGTCGTGCAGGCGGTCCTGTTCGCCGACGGCGGGCTGACGGCGCTGGGCACCAACATCACGAACATGGCCCTGGTCGGGGTGTTCACCGGCTACCTCGTGGCACTGGCGCTGCGCCGCTTCGCCGTCCGCAGCCGGGCCGGGCTGCTGGCCACGGCGTTCGTCGCGGCACTGCTCAACACGGTCGTCGCGGCACTCGCCTTCGTCGGCGAGTACGCCATCGGCGGCGCCGGGGGTGCCTCGCTCGGCACCGTGTTCACCCTGATGGTGGCCTTCCACGTGCTCATCGGCATCGGTGAGGGCGTGATCACCGCGGCCACCGTCGGCGCCGTCGCCTCCGTCCGGCCCGATCTCGTCCACCTGCTCCGCACCGCACCCGCCGCCACCGAGAAGAGCCTGTCGTGAGCACCCCGACCCGGTCCCGGACCCGCTTCTACGTCGGGTTCCTGCTCGTCGCGCTTCTGATCGCGGGCGGGCTGTCCTACTTCGCCAGCTCCGACCCCGACGGCCTCGACAGCGTCACACTCTCCGGCTGCACCCTGGACGGCGCGGGCGAGCCGGTGGGCGGCACGTGCATCGCGCAGAACGCAGAGGACCACCACCTCTCCGACAGCCCGCTGGCCGACTACGCGATCGGCGGGAGCGAGGGCAGCGTCGGAGCGGCCGGGATCATCGGGGTGATCGTCACCCTCGTCGTCGCCGGGGGCCTGTTCTGGGTCCTGCGCAAGCGCAGCCCGAAATAGTGGGCGCCGGACATTCCCATCCGCTGTACCTGGTCGGAAACTCGCCGGTGCACCGGCTCCCCGCCGAGGTCAAGATCGTCGCGGCGTTCCTGGGCGTCGTCTGCGTGGTGGTCACCCCGCGCGAGGCGTTCGCGGTGTTCGGTGGCTACCTGGTACTGCTCGCCGGGGTGTGGGCGGTCGCCCGGATCCCGATCGGCTGGATCGCGGTGCGCTCGCTGATCGAGGCACCCTTCGTCGTGCTGGCGGTGCTGCTGCCGTTCACCGGCCCGGCACCGTTCGTCGAGTTCGTCGGGCTGACGCTGTCGGAGCCCGGTCTGCTCGGGGCGTGGAACATCCTGGTCAAGGGCACGCTCGGCGTCCTGACCTCGCTCACGCTCGCCGCCACCACACCCCTGCGCGACCTGCTGCTGGGCCTGCAGCGGTTGCGGGCGCCGGCGCTGGTCGTCACGATCGCCACCCTCATGCTCCGCTACGTCGACGTCATCGCCGGGGAGGCCCGCCGTATGCGCCTGGCCCGCATCTCCCGCGGCCACGACCCCCGCTTCCTGTGGCAGGTCGGGGCCACCGCCCGTGGGGTCGGAGCGCTGTTCATCCGGTCCTACGAGCGCGGCGAGCGCGTCCACCTCGCGATGCTGTCGCGCGGCTGGGCCGGTGAGATGCCCCGGCTCTCCGACACCGTCACCACCCGCCGCAACTGGCTGGTCGGCCTGTCCCCCGTCGTCGTCGCCGCCGCACTGGCCGTCACCGGGCTGGTGACCGCGTGACCCGCGCAGGGACGACCCGCGCAGGGACGACGTCGCTCGCCGTGTCCGGGCTGGCCTTCTCCTACCCCGACGGGCACCGGGCCCTGCACGGCGTCGACCTGCACATCGGACGCGGCGAGCGCGTCGCTCTGCTCGGCCCGAACGGCGCGGGCAAGACCACGCTCGTGCTCCACCTGAACGGGATCCTCACCGCCGGGGCCGGCAGCGTCGCCGTCGGCGGGCTCCCGGTCGTCAAGGAGAACCTCCGGGAGATCCGGCGCCGCGTCGGCATCGTCTTCCAGGACCCCGACGACCAGCTGTTCATGCCCACCGTCGGCGAGGACGTGGCGTTCGGCCCGGCCAACTTCGGCGTCACCGGCGACGCGCTGCGCGTCCGGGTGCGCACGGCGCTGGAGCGCGTCGGGATGGCCGAGCACGCCGACCGCTCCCCGCTGCACCTCTCGGGAGGTCAGCGGCGCCGCGTCGCGCTGGCCACCGTGCTGGCCTGCGAGCCGGAGATCCTCGTCCTCGACGAGCCGTCGTCCAACCTCGACCCCACGGCCCGGCGCGAGCTGGCCGAGGTGCTGCTCGACCTCGACGTCACGATGCTGATGGTCACCCACGACCTGCCCTACGCCCTGCAGCTGTGCCCGCGCAGCGTGGTGCTCGACGACGGTGCGGTCGTGGCCGACGGGCCCACCCGCGAGCTCCTCGCCGACCCGGGGATGCTGGCGCGGCACCGCCTGGAGCTGCCGTTCGGGTTCAGCCTGACGTGACCCGGGTGGCGAGCAGGACCGTGAGGTACCCCTCGCCGAACCGCCCCGGCACGGACGGGTCCATCGGGCGCAGCTCCTCGACGCAGAATCCGTCGGAGCACAGTGCGCGGAGCTGCCCGTCGGAGAAGCCGAGCCCGCCGCCCAGGGTGCGCCGCTGGTAGACCTCCGCGTCGGTGAGCCCGCTGCCGCCGTCGGGGCCGAAGCAGACCAGCCCGAACCGCCCACCCGGCGCCAGCGCACGCCGCACCAGGTCGAGGTACTGCGGGCGGCGGTGCGGCGCGACGTGGTGGAGGCACCCGGAGTCGTAGACGAG
It contains:
- a CDS encoding energy-coupling factor ABC transporter ATP-binding protein, with amino-acid sequence MTRAGTTRAGTTSLAVSGLAFSYPDGHRALHGVDLHIGRGERVALLGPNGAGKTTLVLHLNGILTAGAGSVAVGGLPVVKENLREIRRRVGIVFQDPDDQLFMPTVGEDVAFGPANFGVTGDALRVRVRTALERVGMAEHADRSPLHLSGGQRRRVALATVLACEPEILVLDEPSSNLDPTARRELAEVLLDLDVTMLMVTHDLPYALQLCPRSVVLDDGAVVADGPTRELLADPGMLARHRLELPFGFSLT